One stretch of Methylopila sp. 73B DNA includes these proteins:
- the zwf gene encoding glucose-6-phosphate dehydrogenase: MTSRIVAVDPFDLVVFGGTGDLAHRKLFPALFRRDHDGQLTDPTRIVGVSRKDHTDESFRAEVKEALQTFVPADELDKPTVKRFLARIRYVTVEAAGDAGWADLKTLIADGLDRVRAFYLATSPDLFDAITHNLKTHDLITQKTRVVLEKPLGKDLASAQEINAAVGEVLDESQIYRIDHYLGKETVQNLLALRFANVLFEPVWDSAHVDHVQITVAEKIGVGSRGGYYDTSGALRDMVQNHILQLLCLVAMEPPGELDADSLRDEKLKVLRALKPIDDASVRSLTVRGQYRTGAIDGKSVPGYVEELGDGSQSQTETFVALKTEVRTWRWAGVPFYLRTGKRLPQQVSEIVIQFREVPRSIFGPAGGFLAPNRLVIRLQPDEGVKLYLMIKDPGPGGLRFREVPLNLSFADTFKVRNPDAYERLLMDVIRGSQALFMRRDEVEAAWKWADPILEAWSRLGHAPSTYTAGTWGPSSAVALIERDGRTWHEDPDA; encoded by the coding sequence ATGACGAGCCGAATCGTAGCCGTCGATCCCTTCGATCTGGTGGTGTTCGGCGGCACCGGCGATCTTGCGCACCGAAAACTGTTTCCCGCGCTTTTCCGCCGCGACCACGACGGCCAGCTGACCGATCCGACGCGCATCGTCGGCGTGTCCCGCAAGGACCATACCGACGAGTCGTTTCGCGCCGAGGTCAAGGAGGCGCTCCAGACCTTCGTGCCCGCCGACGAGCTCGACAAGCCGACGGTGAAGCGCTTCCTCGCCCGTATCCGCTACGTCACCGTCGAAGCGGCGGGCGACGCGGGCTGGGCGGATCTGAAGACTTTGATCGCCGACGGCCTCGACCGCGTGCGGGCGTTCTACCTCGCGACCTCGCCCGACCTGTTCGACGCCATCACCCATAATCTCAAGACGCACGACCTGATCACCCAGAAGACCCGGGTCGTGCTGGAGAAGCCGCTCGGCAAGGATCTCGCGTCCGCGCAGGAGATCAACGCCGCGGTCGGCGAGGTGCTGGACGAGAGCCAGATCTACCGCATCGACCACTATCTCGGGAAAGAGACCGTCCAGAACCTCCTGGCGCTTCGCTTCGCCAACGTGCTGTTCGAGCCGGTGTGGGACTCCGCGCACGTCGACCATGTGCAGATCACCGTCGCCGAGAAGATCGGCGTCGGGTCGCGAGGCGGCTATTACGACACCTCGGGCGCGCTGCGCGACATGGTGCAGAACCACATCCTTCAGCTGCTCTGTCTCGTCGCCATGGAGCCGCCGGGAGAGCTCGACGCGGATTCGCTCCGCGACGAGAAGCTGAAGGTGCTGCGGGCGCTGAAGCCCATCGACGACGCCTCGGTGCGCTCGCTCACCGTCCGCGGCCAATACCGCACCGGCGCGATCGACGGAAAATCCGTGCCGGGCTACGTCGAGGAGTTGGGGGACGGGTCGCAGAGCCAGACCGAGACCTTCGTCGCGCTAAAGACCGAGGTGCGGACCTGGCGCTGGGCCGGCGTGCCGTTCTATCTCCGCACCGGCAAGCGCCTGCCGCAGCAGGTCTCCGAGATCGTCATCCAGTTCCGGGAGGTGCCACGATCGATCTTCGGGCCGGCCGGCGGCTTCCTCGCGCCCAACCGCCTCGTCATCCGCCTGCAGCCGGACGAGGGCGTGAAACTCTACCTGATGATCAAGGATCCCGGCCCCGGCGGCCTGCGGTTCCGCGAGGTGCCGCTGAACCTCTCCTTCGCCGACACGTTCAAGGTCCGTAACCCCGACGCCTACGAGCGGCTTCTGATGGACGTGATCCGCGGCAGCCAGGCGCTGTTCATGCGGCGCGACGAGGTGGAGGCCGCCTGGAAATGGGCGGACCCGATCCTCGAGGCCTGGTCGCGGCTCGGCCATGCGCCGTCGACCTACACCGCCGGGACGTGGGGCCCCTCCTCCGCCGTGGCGCTGATCGAGCGCGACGGCCGCACCTGGCACGAGGACCCCGACGCATGA
- the pgl gene encoding 6-phosphogluconolactonase, producing MSDHHVAITEYETREELAQALADRTADALRSAISDGGAATLAVSGGSTPKLYFQKLSLAELDWESVTVTLVDERWVPESSERSNARLVKQNLLQNEAHAASFVPLYTGAATPEEGIHEVAERVADMSGPITVAILGMGDDGHTASFFPGGDRLAYAIDPTSHLLVSPMRAEAAGEPRITLTLPVLLAATMLVLHVEGEGKKTVLETALAGKDATEMPIRAVVAHSPHPLQIVWAP from the coding sequence ATGAGCGATCACCACGTCGCGATCACCGAGTACGAGACCCGCGAGGAGTTGGCGCAGGCGCTCGCCGACCGGACCGCCGACGCCCTGCGCTCCGCGATCTCGGACGGCGGCGCGGCGACGCTCGCCGTCTCCGGCGGCTCGACGCCGAAGCTCTACTTCCAGAAGCTCTCGCTGGCGGAACTCGATTGGGAGTCCGTCACCGTCACGCTGGTCGACGAGCGCTGGGTCCCCGAGAGTTCGGAGCGCTCCAACGCCCGGCTGGTGAAGCAGAACCTGCTCCAGAACGAGGCCCACGCCGCGAGCTTCGTCCCGCTCTACACCGGCGCGGCGACGCCTGAGGAGGGGATCCACGAGGTCGCCGAGCGCGTCGCCGACATGTCCGGCCCGATCACGGTCGCGATCCTCGGCATGGGCGACGACGGCCACACCGCCTCGTTCTTCCCCGGCGGCGACCGGCTGGCCTACGCCATCGACCCGACGAGCCACCTGCTGGTCTCGCCCATGCGCGCCGAAGCCGCCGGGGAGCCGCGCATCACGCTGACCTTGCCCGTGCTGCTCGCAGCCACGATGCTGGTGCTGCACGTGGAGGGCGAGGGCAAGAAGACGGTCCTGGAAACGGCCCTCGCGGGCAAGGACGCGACCGAGATGCCGATCCGCGCCGTCGTCGCCCACAGCCCGCACCCGCTGCAGATCGTGTGGGCGCCTTAA
- the edd gene encoding phosphogluconate dehydratase, whose translation MTLDARIADVTETIVARSREGRARYLEAIEEAAAKGPHRAALSCGNLAHGFAGCGATDKDALKGQVVPNIGVVTAYNDMLSAHQPYERFPDIIRTAARAAGAVAQVAGGVPAMCDGVTQGQPGMELSLFSRDVIAMSTAVALSHDMFDAALYLGICDKIVPGLVIGALAFGHLPAVFVPSGPMPSGMTNDEKGRIRGLYAEGKIGRAELLEAESASYHSPGTCTFYGTANSNQMLMEIMGLHLPGSSFVPPNTPLRDALTTATVNQALAITRSGNGYAPIGQILDEKAFVNGIVGLNATGGSTNHAIHLVAMAKAAGITLTWDDFDRLSAATPLLCRIYPNGSADVNHFHAAGGMGFLIRELRGAGLLHDDVLTVMGPGLSEYVKEPTLVGEEIVWKDIEPQSGDLSVLRPVAEPFQADGGLRLLDGNMGRAVIKVSAVDRDRWIVEAPARVFTTQDGLEAAFRAGELDRDVVAVVRFQGPKANGMPELHRLTPALSVLQKRGHKVALVTDGRMSGASGKVPAAIHVTPEAAHGGPIGKIRDGDVIRVDAETGSLEVLVDAAEFAARENAWEATEPQFGMGRNLFAAFRAAVGPAEQGASAL comes from the coding sequence ATGACCCTCGACGCCCGCATCGCAGACGTGACCGAAACGATCGTCGCCCGCTCGCGCGAGGGACGCGCGCGCTATCTCGAGGCCATCGAGGAGGCGGCGGCCAAGGGCCCTCACCGCGCGGCGCTGTCCTGCGGCAACCTCGCCCACGGCTTCGCCGGCTGCGGCGCGACCGACAAGGACGCGCTTAAGGGCCAGGTCGTGCCGAACATCGGCGTCGTCACCGCCTACAACGACATGCTGTCGGCGCATCAGCCCTACGAGCGTTTCCCCGACATCATCCGAACCGCGGCGCGCGCGGCCGGCGCGGTGGCGCAGGTGGCGGGCGGCGTGCCCGCCATGTGCGACGGCGTCACCCAAGGCCAGCCCGGCATGGAGCTGTCGCTGTTCTCCCGCGACGTCATCGCCATGTCGACCGCGGTCGCGCTCAGCCACGACATGTTCGACGCCGCGCTCTACCTCGGCATCTGCGACAAGATCGTGCCCGGCCTCGTCATCGGCGCGCTGGCCTTCGGGCACCTGCCGGCGGTGTTCGTGCCCTCCGGCCCCATGCCCTCCGGCATGACCAACGACGAGAAGGGCCGCATCCGCGGGCTCTACGCCGAGGGCAAAATCGGCCGCGCCGAGCTGCTGGAGGCCGAAAGCGCCAGCTACCACTCGCCCGGCACCTGCACCTTCTACGGCACGGCGAACTCCAACCAGATGCTCATGGAGATCATGGGCCTTCACCTGCCGGGCTCTAGCTTTGTGCCGCCGAACACCCCCCTGCGCGACGCGCTGACCACGGCGACGGTGAACCAGGCGCTCGCGATCACCCGTTCGGGCAACGGCTACGCGCCGATCGGCCAAATCCTGGACGAGAAGGCCTTCGTCAACGGCATTGTCGGTCTGAACGCCACCGGCGGCTCCACCAACCACGCGATCCACCTCGTCGCCATGGCGAAGGCGGCCGGCATCACGCTGACCTGGGACGATTTCGACCGGCTCTCGGCCGCGACGCCCCTGCTCTGCCGCATCTATCCCAACGGCTCGGCCGACGTGAACCACTTCCACGCCGCCGGGGGCATGGGCTTCCTCATCCGCGAGCTTCGCGGCGCAGGCCTGCTGCACGACGACGTGCTCACCGTCATGGGTCCGGGGCTCTCGGAATACGTCAAGGAGCCGACGCTCGTGGGCGAGGAGATCGTCTGGAAGGACATCGAGCCTCAAAGCGGCGACCTCTCGGTGCTGCGCCCGGTGGCCGAGCCGTTCCAGGCGGATGGCGGCCTGCGCCTGCTCGACGGCAACATGGGGCGCGCGGTCATCAAGGTCTCCGCAGTCGACCGCGATCGCTGGATCGTCGAGGCGCCGGCGCGGGTGTTCACGACGCAGGACGGGCTGGAGGCCGCGTTCCGCGCGGGCGAACTCGACCGCGACGTGGTGGCGGTGGTGCGCTTCCAGGGACCCAAGGCCAACGGCATGCCGGAGTTGCACCGGCTCACGCCCGCGCTCTCGGTGCTGCAGAAGCGCGGCCACAAGGTTGCGCTTGTCACCGACGGGCGCATGTCCGGCGCCTCCGGCAAGGTCCCGGCCGCGATCCACGTGACGCCGGAGGCCGCCCACGGCGGGCCGATCGGCAAGATCCGCGACGGCGACGTCATCCGCGTCGACGCCGAGACCGGCAGTCTGGAGGTTCTGGTGGACGCGGCCGAGTTCGCGGCGCGCGAGAACGCTTGGGAGGCGACCGAGCCGCAGTTCGGCATGGGGCGCAACCTGTTCGCCGCCTTCCGCGCGGCGGTGGGCCCGGCGGAACAGGGCGCGAGCGCCCTCTGA
- the thiO gene encoding glycine oxidase ThiO, which produces MAAQTRVTVLGAGVAGLTTAVELAERGADVTVLERGVRVGERACSWSAGGMLAPWCERESAEEAVIAGGQVALDWWPAHVDGVVRQGTLVVAPARDNAELARFARRTSRFETLDGDGVAALEPDLAGRFRSGLFFPNEAHLDPRAALAGLEVRLAALGGRIRFGVEADAEGAEGDAVVDCRGFAARAAFPDLRGVRGEMLVVRTPEIAFQRPVRLLHPRIPFYVVPRADGLFMLGATMIESAERRGPVVRSVVDLLNAAYALHPAFGEAEIVETRADVRPAFPNNLPRVETRGRVTYVNGLYRHGFLLSPACARAAAEAVLGPKEMSHEADRERRRA; this is translated from the coding sequence ATGGCCGCGCAGACGCGCGTCACCGTTCTCGGAGCCGGCGTCGCCGGTCTGACCACCGCCGTCGAGCTCGCGGAGCGCGGCGCGGACGTGACCGTGCTCGAACGCGGGGTGCGCGTGGGCGAGCGCGCCTGCTCCTGGTCCGCCGGCGGCATGCTCGCGCCCTGGTGCGAGCGGGAGAGCGCCGAGGAGGCGGTGATCGCCGGGGGCCAGGTGGCGCTCGACTGGTGGCCCGCGCATGTCGACGGCGTCGTGCGCCAAGGCACGCTAGTGGTCGCCCCTGCCCGCGACAACGCCGAACTCGCCCGCTTCGCCCGCCGCACCTCCCGCTTCGAGACGCTCGACGGCGACGGCGTCGCCGCGCTTGAGCCCGACCTCGCGGGGCGATTTCGCTCCGGCCTGTTCTTCCCCAACGAAGCCCACCTCGACCCACGCGCCGCGCTGGCGGGGCTCGAGGTCCGATTGGCGGCGCTCGGCGGCCGCATCCGCTTCGGCGTCGAGGCCGACGCCGAAGGCGCCGAAGGCGACGCCGTGGTGGACTGCCGTGGTTTTGCGGCCCGCGCCGCGTTCCCTGATCTCCGCGGCGTGCGCGGCGAGATGCTTGTCGTGCGCACCCCGGAGATCGCGTTCCAGCGGCCGGTGCGACTGCTGCATCCGCGCATCCCATTCTACGTCGTGCCCCGGGCCGACGGCCTGTTCATGCTGGGCGCGACCATGATCGAGAGCGCGGAGCGGCGCGGCCCCGTCGTGCGCTCGGTGGTCGATCTGCTGAATGCGGCCTATGCGCTGCACCCGGCGTTCGGCGAGGCTGAGATCGTCGAAACCCGAGCGGACGTGCGTCCCGCCTTCCCCAACAACCTGCCGCGCGTTGAAACCCGCGGCCGGGTCACTTACGTCAATGGTCTGTACCGACACGGCTTTCTGCTCTCGCCGGCCTGCGCCCGCGCAGCCGCGGAGGCCGTGCTGGGACCTAAGGAGATGAGCCATGAAGCTGATCGTGAACGGCGACGAGCGTGA
- the thiS gene encoding sulfur carrier protein ThiS, producing the protein MKLIVNGDERELGVRDLAEALRALDYDDAIVATAVNGDFVPARARAATALNDGDRIEIVSPRQGG; encoded by the coding sequence ATGAAGCTGATCGTGAACGGCGACGAGCGTGAGCTCGGCGTGCGCGATCTGGCCGAAGCGCTGCGCGCGCTCGACTACGACGACGCGATCGTCGCGACCGCCGTCAACGGCGACTTCGTGCCGGCGCGGGCGCGCGCCGCGACGGCGCTGAACGACGGCGACCGCATCGAGATCGTCTCGCCGCGGCAGGGAGGCTGA
- a CDS encoding thiazole synthase yields MELYGVEIDSRLLLGTAQYPSPAILADAVRASGAGILTVSLRRESGRLREGQDFWGLIAGLNVKVLPNTAGCHSVKEAVTTAQMAREVFGTNWLKLEVIGEADTLQPDVFGLVEAARILTEDGFEVFPYTTEDLVVAERLIEAGCKVLMPWGAPIGTGMGLNNVYGLRSLRAHFPDVPLVVDAGIGKPSHAAAAMELGYDAVLLNTAVAKAGDPVAMAGAFKLAVEAGRTAYLADPIEPRDMAAPSTPVFGRASLA; encoded by the coding sequence ATGGAGCTCTACGGAGTCGAGATCGACTCGCGCCTGCTGCTCGGCACGGCGCAATACCCCTCGCCCGCGATCCTCGCCGACGCGGTGAGGGCCTCCGGCGCAGGGATCCTCACCGTCTCGCTGCGCCGCGAATCCGGGCGGCTGCGGGAGGGCCAGGACTTCTGGGGCCTGATCGCGGGGCTGAACGTGAAGGTTTTGCCCAACACCGCCGGCTGCCACTCGGTGAAAGAGGCGGTGACGACCGCGCAGATGGCGCGCGAGGTGTTCGGGACCAACTGGCTGAAGCTCGAGGTGATCGGCGAGGCCGACACGCTGCAGCCCGACGTGTTCGGGCTGGTCGAAGCGGCGCGTATCCTGACCGAGGACGGCTTCGAGGTGTTCCCCTACACGACGGAAGATCTCGTTGTGGCGGAACGACTTATCGAGGCCGGCTGCAAGGTCCTAATGCCCTGGGGCGCGCCGATCGGCACCGGCATGGGGCTCAACAACGTCTATGGCCTGCGGTCGCTCCGGGCGCACTTCCCCGACGTGCCGCTGGTCGTCGACGCCGGCATCGGCAAGCCCAGCCACGCCGCCGCCGCCATGGAGCTCGGCTACGACGCCGTTCTGCTGAACACCGCAGTGGCCAAGGCGGGCGACCCCGTCGCCATGGCCGGAGCGTTCAAACTCGCGGTCGAGGCCGGCCGGACGGCCTACCTCGCCGACCCGATCGAGCCGCGCGACATGGCGGCGCCCTCCACGCCCGTTTTCGGCCGCGCGAGCCTCGCATGA
- a CDS encoding thiamine phosphate synthase, with protein MTRRLDPFYPVVDSAAWVRRMTEAGAKLVQLRVKDKPEAVLRAEISDSLATCSAVGADLVVNDYWEIAIDLGASFLHLGQEDLDDADLKAIKAAGIRLGVSTHTPDELDRALSVDPHHIALGPIWPTILKKMPFAPQGLARIGEWKRKIGDRPLVAIGGLTPDRAAQCLAAGADVVAVVNDVVGAADPEARAREWIELTRTAA; from the coding sequence ATGACCCGTCGCCTCGACCCGTTCTACCCCGTCGTGGACAGCGCCGCCTGGGTGCGGCGCATGACCGAGGCGGGCGCGAAGCTCGTGCAGCTGCGTGTGAAGGACAAGCCGGAAGCCGTTCTTCGCGCTGAGATTTCGGACTCGCTTGCAACCTGCTCCGCGGTGGGCGCCGACCTCGTCGTCAACGACTATTGGGAGATCGCGATCGACCTCGGCGCGTCCTTCCTGCACCTCGGCCAGGAGGATCTTGACGACGCCGACCTCAAGGCGATCAAAGCGGCCGGGATCAGGCTCGGCGTCTCGACGCACACGCCGGACGAGCTCGACCGCGCGCTGTCCGTGGACCCGCACCACATCGCTCTCGGGCCGATCTGGCCCACCATCCTGAAGAAAATGCCCTTTGCGCCCCAGGGACTTGCGCGCATCGGCGAATGGAAGCGCAAGATCGGCGACCGTCCGCTGGTGGCGATCGGCGGGCTGACTCCGGACCGCGCCGCGCAGTGCCTTGCGGCCGGCGCGGACGTGGTGGCGGTGGTGAACGACGTCGTCGGCGCGGCGGACCCCGAAGCGCGCGCCCGCGAGTGGATCGAGCTGACCCGGACTGCGGCCTGA
- a CDS encoding amino acid ABC transporter ATP-binding protein has product MAESVVDASELPAAQKPQISNETAVEIIGMSKWYGDFNVLKDINLKVKRGERIVICGPSGSGKSTMIRCINRLEEHQKGQIIVEGTELTNDLKKIDEIRREVGMCFQHFNLFPHLTILENCTLAPIWVRKMPKKDAEELAMHFLKRVRIPEQAKKYPGQLSGGQQQRVAIARALCMQPKIMLFDEPTSALDPEMVKEVLDTMVGLANDGMTMLCVTHEMGFARQVANRVIFMDAGQIIEMNEPNAFFANPQHERTRLFLSQILH; this is encoded by the coding sequence ATGGCCGAGTCCGTCGTCGACGCTTCCGAACTTCCCGCGGCCCAGAAGCCGCAGATCTCGAACGAGACCGCCGTCGAGATCATCGGCATGTCCAAATGGTACGGCGACTTCAACGTGCTGAAGGACATCAACCTCAAGGTGAAGCGCGGCGAGCGCATCGTGATCTGCGGCCCGTCCGGATCGGGCAAGTCCACGATGATCCGCTGCATCAACCGGCTGGAGGAGCACCAGAAAGGCCAGATCATCGTCGAGGGCACCGAGCTCACCAACGACCTCAAGAAGATCGACGAGATCCGTCGCGAGGTCGGGATGTGCTTCCAGCACTTCAACCTTTTCCCGCACCTCACCATCCTCGAGAACTGCACCCTCGCGCCGATCTGGGTGCGCAAGATGCCGAAGAAGGACGCCGAGGAGCTCGCGATGCACTTCCTCAAGCGGGTGCGCATCCCGGAGCAGGCTAAGAAGTATCCGGGTCAGCTCTCCGGCGGCCAGCAGCAGCGCGTCGCGATCGCCCGCGCGCTGTGCATGCAGCCGAAAATCATGCTGTTCGACGAGCCGACCTCGGCGCTGGACCCCGAGATGGTGAAGGAGGTGCTCGACACCATGGTCGGCCTCGCCAACGACGGCATGACCATGCTCTGCGTCACCCACGAGATGGGCTTCGCCCGGCAGGTCGCAAACCGCGTGATCTTCATGGACGCGGGCCAGATCATCGAGATGAACGAGCCCAACGCCTTCTTCGCCAACCCGCAGCATGAGCGCACGCGGCTGTTCCTCAGCCAGATCCTGCACTGA
- a CDS encoding amino acid ABC transporter permease, producing MSDVAYGHGKPFVRKDILQPEPPPASLVGFSGWARQNLFAGPANTLLSIVCLFLAVYVAWIMIDFLVLRAVWTGANREACIAPGTGACWPFITTRFGQMLYGFYPAEEHWRPATVFFVAAALIAPLLTPAAPYKKANALLFFVAFPIFAFVMLSGGVFGLRPVETRAWGGLLVTLVVATTGIVASLPLGVLLALGRRSKLPAVRFFAIAFIEFWRGVPLITVLFFATYMLPLFLPSGWTIDGLLRALVGVSLFSAAYMAEVVRGGLQAIPKGQYEGAMAMGLRYWPMMILIVLPQALKLVIPGIVNTFIGLFKDTTLVAIVSIFDFLGIIRAAFADPNWATPGTVYTGFAFAGIVYFIFCYGMSRYSRFVEERLDVGHKH from the coding sequence ATGAGCGACGTCGCTTACGGCCACGGCAAGCCTTTCGTCCGCAAGGACATCCTGCAGCCCGAGCCGCCTCCGGCTTCGCTGGTCGGCTTTTCGGGCTGGGCGCGGCAGAACCTGTTCGCCGGCCCCGCCAACACCCTGCTGTCGATCGTCTGCCTGTTTCTCGCGGTCTATGTCGCGTGGATCATGATCGACTTCCTCGTCCTTCGGGCGGTGTGGACGGGCGCGAACCGCGAGGCCTGCATCGCGCCGGGCACCGGGGCGTGCTGGCCCTTCATCACCACCCGCTTCGGCCAGATGCTCTATGGCTTCTATCCGGCGGAGGAGCACTGGCGGCCGGCGACCGTGTTCTTCGTGGCCGCCGCGCTGATCGCGCCGCTGCTGACGCCCGCCGCGCCCTACAAGAAGGCGAACGCGCTGCTGTTCTTCGTCGCGTTCCCGATCTTCGCCTTCGTCATGCTCAGCGGCGGCGTCTTCGGGCTGCGTCCGGTCGAGACGCGGGCCTGGGGCGGGCTGCTGGTGACGCTCGTGGTGGCCACCACGGGCATCGTCGCCTCGCTGCCGCTCGGCGTGCTGCTGGCGCTCGGCCGCCGGTCGAAGCTGCCGGCGGTGCGGTTCTTCGCCATCGCCTTCATCGAGTTCTGGCGCGGCGTTCCGCTGATCACCGTGCTGTTTTTCGCCACCTACATGCTGCCGCTGTTCCTGCCCTCCGGCTGGACCATCGACGGCCTGCTGCGCGCGCTGGTGGGCGTGTCGCTGTTCTCCGCCGCCTACATGGCGGAGGTCGTGCGCGGCGGCCTGCAAGCGATCCCGAAGGGGCAGTACGAAGGCGCCATGGCGATGGGTCTGCGCTACTGGCCGATGATGATCCTGATCGTGCTGCCCCAGGCGCTGAAGCTGGTGATCCCCGGCATCGTCAACACCTTCATCGGCCTGTTCAAGGACACGACGCTGGTCGCGATCGTCTCGATCTTCGACTTCCTCGGCATCATCCGGGCGGCCTTCGCCGATCCGAACTGGGCGACGCCCGGCACCGTCTACACCGGCTTCGCCTTCGCCGGCATCGTCTACTTCATCTTCTGCTACGGCATGTCCCGCTACTCTCGCTTCGTCGAAGAGCGGCTGGACGTCGGCCACAAGCACTGA
- a CDS encoding amino acid ABC transporter permease, whose protein sequence is MAITHEGPAPADRPQSTSSIWNDARFRGNVAQIVVVAVVALVLGAMVWNAQENLSNQRIASGFGFLNQTAGFGLNQTLIPYSESSSYGRALLVAILNTLLVAVVGIVFATILGFLVGVGRLSKNWMVRKVCTVYVEVTRNLPLLFHILFWYLAVLAAMPAARNSYSIFGEVFLNNRGVYIPRIVFGEGSLVGFIALAIAVVGVVVLNKWATVRREKTGQQFPAFWTSVALLIGLPLVGFALVGFPLTIETPVLKGFNFVGGSRLLPEFAALVVALSIYTGGFIAEIVRAGINAVSYGQSEAAASLGLKSGLSTRLVVIPQAMRVMIPPLTSQYLNLTKNSSLAAFIGYPELVQVFAGTTLNQTGQAIEIIAITMGCYLVISLATSLFMNWYNRRVALIER, encoded by the coding sequence ATGGCGATTACGCATGAAGGCCCGGCGCCGGCGGACCGGCCGCAATCGACCTCGTCCATCTGGAACGACGCGCGTTTCCGGGGAAACGTGGCGCAGATCGTCGTGGTCGCCGTCGTCGCGCTCGTGCTCGGGGCGATGGTCTGGAACGCGCAGGAAAACCTCTCCAACCAGCGCATCGCCTCGGGCTTCGGCTTCCTGAACCAGACCGCCGGCTTCGGCCTCAACCAGACGCTGATCCCCTACAGCGAGTCGTCGAGCTACGGCCGGGCGCTGCTGGTCGCCATTCTGAACACGCTGCTCGTCGCCGTCGTCGGCATCGTGTTCGCCACCATCCTCGGTTTCCTCGTCGGCGTCGGCCGTCTGTCGAAGAACTGGATGGTGCGCAAGGTCTGCACCGTCTACGTCGAGGTGACGCGCAACCTGCCGCTGCTGTTCCACATCCTGTTCTGGTACCTCGCGGTGCTGGCCGCGATGCCGGCGGCGCGCAACAGCTACTCCATCTTCGGCGAGGTCTTCCTCAACAACCGCGGCGTCTACATTCCACGGATCGTGTTTGGCGAGGGCAGCCTCGTCGGCTTCATCGCCCTGGCGATCGCGGTCGTCGGCGTGGTCGTCCTCAACAAGTGGGCGACCGTCCGCCGCGAAAAGACAGGACAGCAGTTCCCGGCGTTCTGGACGTCGGTCGCGCTGCTGATCGGACTGCCGCTCGTCGGCTTCGCCCTCGTGGGTTTCCCCCTGACCATCGAAACGCCGGTGCTCAAAGGCTTCAACTTCGTCGGCGGCTCGCGCCTGCTGCCGGAGTTCGCGGCCCTCGTCGTGGCGCTGTCGATCTACACCGGCGGCTTCATCGCGGAGATCGTCCGCGCCGGCATCAACGCGGTCAGCTACGGCCAGTCGGAGGCCGCGGCCTCGCTCGGCCTGAAGTCCGGCCTGTCGACTCGGCTCGTCGTGATTCCGCAGGCGATGCGGGTGATGATCCCGCCGCTCACCAGCCAGTACCTCAACCTGACGAAGAACTCCTCGCTCGCGGCCTTCATCGGCTATCCCGAGCTGGTGCAGGTCTTCGCCGGGACGACCCTCAACCAGACCGGCCAGGCCATCGAGATCATCGCGATCACCATGGGCTGCTACCTGGTCATCAGCCTTGCGACCTCGCTCTTCATGAACTGGTACAACCGGCGCGTCGCGCTGATCGAACGGTGA